A region from the Gossypium hirsutum isolate 1008001.06 chromosome A08, Gossypium_hirsutum_v2.1, whole genome shotgun sequence genome encodes:
- the LOC107894145 gene encoding calmodulin calcium-dependent NAD kinase: MANLFPVFGLSSDSDQEHSSSFWNLKTCREILVASSIGIIVAAAVRYHVKKRRDQKIIPRLRARDTGHGRIEKLESFPHYVARQMGFKDRRHCPLLCKLATEYIRKCDGCEEDIYTYFSNEPDVDSLFVKLVEEFERCILSYFAFHWSHADLMISQVLSSDAEPKRKLKQIVMAATREQRFERVTKSLKVARVFNTLVEEMKAMGLTSTDDSRCTEVMAPVAHSDRSPVLLLMGGGMGAGKSTVLKDILKETFWAGAAGNAVVIEADAFKESDVIYRALSSKGHADMVHTAELVHQSSTDAASSLLVTALNEGRDVIMDGTLSWIPFVVQTITMARCVHRRRYRMGVGYKRKPDGTVIENYWEQIEEDQLQEGGKRRKPYRIELVGVVCEAYLAVIRGIRRAIMCRRAVRVQSQLKSHKRFANAFPTYCQLVDSARLYSTNALEGPPKLIGWKERERTLLVDPDEIDCLKKVGRLNEEAESIYELYKHPNPACEAGSIWKDIVLSPSRLNIQKELKFTIQKVERMTQHKKS; encoded by the exons ATGGCAAATTTGTTTCCCGTATTTGGATTATCATCAGATTCAGACCAAGAACACAGTTCTAGTTTCTGGAATTTAAAGACATGTAGAGAG ATCCTGGTAGCCTCATCGATCGGGATAATTGTTGCAGCAGCAGTGCGGTATCATGTAAAGAAGCGAAGGGATCAAAAGATCATTCCACGCTTAAGAGCAAGGGACACAGGCCATGGTCGCATTGAAAAGCTCGAAAGCTTCCCTCATTACGTAG CTAGGCAGATGGGATTTAAAGATAGAAGACATTGCCCTTTGCTCTGCAAGTTAGCAACAGAATACATCAGGAAATGCGATGGTTGCGAAgaggatatatatacatatttctcTAATGAACCAGATGTGGATTCACTGTTTGTTAAGCTCGTGGAAGAGTTTGAGAGATGCATTCTTAGTTATTTTGCATTTCATTGGAGTCATGCAGATCTTATGATTAGTCAG GTATTAAGTTCTGATGCTGAACCCAAGAGAAAGCTCAAGCAGATTGTCATGGCAGCAACTAG GGAACAAAGATTTGAGAGGGTGACAAAAAGTCTGaaggtggctagggttttcaatacGTTGGTGGAAGAAATGAAAGCAATGGGACTCACCTCAACTGATGATTCCCGATGTACAGAGGTGATGGCTCCAGTGGCTCACAGTGATAGAAGCCCAGTGCTGCTACtcatgggaggtgggatgggagcTGGGAAGAGTACCGTCCTTAAGGACATCCTCAAAGA AACATTCTGGGCTGGCGCAGCAGGAAATGCAGTAGTGATCGAGGCAGATGCATTCAAAGAATCAGATGTCATATACAGAGCCCTCAGCTCCAAAGGTCATGCAGACATGGTTCATACAGCAGAACTG GTGCACCAATCATCTACAGATGCTGCATCATCCCTCCTAGTGACAGCACTCAATGAGGGGCGGGACGTGATCATGGATGGAACACTCTCCTGGATACCATTTGTTGTGCAAACAATAACTATGGCCAGATGTGTCCATCGCCGGCGATATCGTATGGGTGTTGGTTACAAGCGAAAACCTGATGGGACTGTAATTGAGAACTACTGGGAGCAAATTGAAGAAGATCAATTGCAAGAAGGAGGGAAAAGGAGGAAGCCATACAGAATAGAGCTGGTTGGGGTTGTTTGTGAAGCCTATTTAGCGGTTATTAGAGGCATAAG GAGAGCTATAATGTGTAGACGCGCTGTAAGGGTGCAGTCACAATTGAAATCCCACAAGAGATTTGCAAATGCGTTTCCAACATATTGCCAACTGGTTGACAGTGCTAGGCTGTATTCCACCAATGCTTTGGAAGGTCCACCTAAG TTGATAGGatggaaagaaagagagagaaccTTGCTAGTTGATCCAGATGAAATTGACTGTTTAAAGAAAGTGGGCAGGCTGAATGAAGAAGCTGAGTCCATATATGAACTTTACAAGCACCCCAACCCGGCGTGTGAAGCTGGTTCAATCTGGAAAGACATTGTACTATCACCTTCTAGACTAAATATTCAAAAGGAGCTGAAGTTTACCATCCAGAAAGTGGAAAGAATGACGCAGCacaaaaagagttaa
- the LOC107894274 gene encoding histone H1 yields MATEEPAVVADPAPETEEDKTAETKATSKSGRAKKTKEPKTKKAAAPRKPRAAPTHPPYEEMIKDAIVTLKERTGSSQYAIAKFIEEKQKNLPGNFKKLLLVHLKKLVAAGKLVKVKASYKLPSARSSKTATAASAPAKKKTATTKSKSKPASKPKEGKSTKATPKAKAKTKTTSKAKSKPAAKPKATSKAKAAPAKTKAVASVKPKTTAATKPKAAAKPKDKPVKASRTSTRTSPGKRAAAPKPAAKKAPAAKKAPAKSVKPKSVKSPAKKATSRRGKK; encoded by the exons ATGGCAACCGAGGAGCCGGCAGTCGTGGCAGACCCCGCACCGGAGACGGAGGAGGACAAGACTGCTGAGACCAAAGCTACTTCAAAATCTGGCAGAGCAAAGAAAACCAAAGAACCCAAAACCAAGAAAGCTGCAGCTCCTCGGAAACCACGGGCTGCTCCTACTCATCCACCTTACGAAGAG ATGATCAAAGATGCGATCGTTACTTTGAAAGAGAGGACAGGTTCAAGTCAGTACGCCATTGCTAAGTTCATTGAAGAGAAACAGAAGAATCTTCCTGGGAATTTCAAGAAGCTTCTTCTTGTCCATTTGAAGAAGCTTGTGGCTGCTGGGAAGTTGGTCAAAGTTAAGGCTTCGTATAAACTTCCATCGGCTAGATCTTCGAAGACGGCTACTGCTGCTTCTGCTCCTGCAAAAAAGAAAACGGCTACTACTAAGTCGAAGTCTAAGCCTGCCTCAAAGCCTAAGGAAGGGAAGAGTACAAAAGCTACTCCTAAAGCGAAGGCCAAGACAAAAACTACTTCGAAGGCCAAGAGTAAGCCGGCGGCTAAGCCAAAGGCTACTTCTAAGGCGAAGGCTGCTCCAGCCAAGACTAAGGCAGTGGCTTCTGTGAAGCCGAAGACTACTGCAGCTACAAAGCCAAAAGCTGCAGCCAAGCCTAAGGACAAGCCGGTTAAGGCTTCGAGGACTTCAACTAGGACGTCCCCCGGAAAGAGGGCTGCTGCTCCCAAGCCTGCTGCGAAGAAGGCTCCTGCGGCTAAAAAAGCTCCGGCGAAGAGTGTAAAGCCGAAAAGTGTCAAGTCACCGGCGAAGAAAGCCACGTCGAGGAGGGGAAAGAAATGA